The sequence below is a genomic window from Lolium perenne isolate Kyuss_39 chromosome 4, Kyuss_2.0, whole genome shotgun sequence.
TGGAATCGTGATAAATTTATCTTCCATCTGATGCGATCTATGATCTAACGCGACCTGCTTGTCCTCTTGATTATTAGGTATGGATGGTGGGGGAGAATGGAGAGGACCTCAAGAACCCTAAGGAGTTCCTCCCCGTCTCCAAGCTCGAAGGTGCTAATGATGATTCTTGGCCAATTACGACTTCCCCCTACTCGCTTAATTTCTTGGATTATTGGTGTGTCTCCTGTTTATGGGGACGAAAATAATTCCCCTCTCGGGTGAACATATCTAGGGCATGGCTTgtatttgttggatatcatgcatGGTCTTATGCAAACACTATTTTGTAGATAACGATGCCCGGCTGCAACTGCTTGAACAGAGGATACTTTCGGTTGGTCAAATAATTTTTATCTGTTCCCTGAGATTTACATCTGAAATGATACGTGTTCTTATATATAGCAGAAATTTGATCCACGATTGCTTAGTGTGGAGACCGTAGAAATGCTGTTTAGCTGTTGGTGTTGCTGTTTCCTGGAGATTTTGGTTCTTGACCTATGAATCACTACTTTCTTTTTTGGGAAATGGGAAATTGTATTAAAGCATCAACCTGATACAAATAAACAAACCCAGTCTGTGTCTCCTTGCATATGTCTGACAGGCATCCTTACGTGGATCAACGGGCCCATAAAAGAGACTGGTTTAAATGTGTGAACTAGCCATGGTTCTTGATTCCACTCGGTGTCAGTTCCAACTATATATCATGCATGCCAATTAATACATAATCTGTTCTTCGCTGAAAAGGAGTGTACATGATGTCATTATACCTAACTAAGGCGAGTAAACAAGGTTTCTAGAGTCTAGAGAATGAACTCACTTCTTCTATCAGACATGCTTTTCTAGGCAACCAACGGTACTGATCCTGTTTTTTCCAGAGATTGGTGTGTTATACTGGCATTTGGATCCAAAGCAGTCAGAAAGTGAAGAAGAACTATCGAAAATCCGCAAAGACAGAGGATACAGCTACATGGTTTGCACTTCTCCCATTGACTCTTAATCCCTTTTCGCTTCTCTTTACGTTTGCACAGCTTGTGTATGACATTCTAATCTGATATTGTGACATGTATCGCTGCTGAAGGATCTTCTTGACATATGCCCTGGGAAGTTGGAAAACTATGATGAAAAGCTGAAGAACTTCTTCAGAGAGCACATGCATGCCGATGAAGAGATCCGTTACTGCTTGGAGGGTGGTGGGTACTTTGATGTACGCAACAAGGATGACAAGTGGATTCGGATTTGGATAAAAGAAGGTGATATGATAGTGCTGCCTGCCGGGATTTATCATCGGTTCACCCTTGACACCGCCAACCATGTAAAGGTATCGATTGGGATCTTATATGCATTTACTGCTGAAGATTTCATTCAGCACTTGTATCACATTTTGCATTGAAATGGCTGATAGCATCTTTTTTGTGAATCAAGCTAAATGAAAAATATGGTTTTGGTGCTAAGGACATTTCTAGAACCAAGAAAATAGTTTCCGAAGTCACAACTCAGAGCCAATTATTCATGTAATGCTACTTGTTGAGGATAAAAAATGAAACAAATAAAATGTTTAACTAGTATGTCATCATAGATGTACAATACAAGCTTGCCAAGCTAGATAGTGCATTCATAGATATACAGTAAGCTAGATAGTACACTCCAGTTAAACAGAAAAATTATGTTCGTAGGATGCAGAAACTAGGTCAGCTGGTAAAGAGATGTACTGTTAAACAGCCTGTAAGCAAAGAGACATCTTGTATAGAAAAGGTGAAAAACTATGATTTGCCAGATATTAACTGGGTCCTGATGAACACATTATGGTGATTTTTTTGTGCTCAGCTCATGAGACTCTTCATCGGTGAGCCAGTCTGGACCGCGCACAACCGGCCTCAGGAGGACCATCCGGTCCGGCAAGAATATGTCAAGAACCTCACGGACAATGCTGGTCTTCCTCTCGCAGCACACTGAAGTTTATGATCCGGGGGGTCGCCACTCAGCTATGTACAATTACTGTGGACACATATACGGTCACACACTTCGACGAAATAATGTTGTATTGCCATGTGTCATGATGCCAGATAGATAAGTGCTACCAATTATTAATTATACATAGACCTATCACTTGTGTTACTTGCAGTGTGGTGAAGTTACAATATAGTCAAATGGCTGTTTGCTACTGTATTATATATCCTGTCGAGTGGTTGCTATGTTGCCTATAATAGCAGTGGTTTATCTGTAGTCTGTGCATCAGGATTGATCCTGTGAATGCATGGTAGTAATGAAAAGTGCATGTGATCAGCCCATCGGCAGTTTTCTGGGTAGTGTGATCTCTTCGTCATACAGAGAGAGCCGAATCTTTCTATGCAAATGGTGTGCTGAACACAATATCATCATTTATTTGTTTTGAGAGCAGCCGATGAGTTCAACCCCCGGTCTTTGCATCTGGCTCACAATGAACCGTTTATAACCTGCAAATACAACAAAGAAAACAATCAAGTGTTTATTAAGCAATAAGATGTTGCAGAACAAAGATGGATTTTATCACTTTTATTTCACTTAATGCTAAAGGCTGAAAGAAGGGAACAAAAAAAATGTTCAACTAAAAATATTAttgtttgtcgtaaacaattattGTAAAATTCTTTTGATAGGTCTTAGTACTATCAGTATCAACTATAAGATATTGAAATGTTCACCGTTTATCTGATTAATTCGTACTATGGGCATCATTTATAAATTTGACTGCTTTACGGGCTGCCCTTCAAAAGCATTTGTTTTTCTTCTGCACGGTTCCATCACATCAAGTCTAGAAGATCTTCGTGATGCAGACAACCTCATTACCGATCTGCACGACATCATCCGAGCGGCACAAGTTGACGACCTCACGACGGATTTGAAATAGAGATCAGATTGATTAAAGAAAAGAAGGAAGAAAATGATGAAACACGATTTGTTGAAGGGATGAAGAACATACATGCAAAACAGGCACACTGGTGGAGGACTCCGACGCGCCTTGAGCATATCGGGCGATGTCAAGCCAGAACCTACAATTCAACTTCGGCACAACTCAAGAGAGATGGGGATGGGATCTTTGGTTCGTAATGGAAACATGGGAGTGATATGAGATGTAGGGTGGGCAATGTTGCGAGATTTAGAGTAAGGAGTGGAGAAAGGAGAGTGCGGCAACATGGTTAGACGACAATTGAACTCTAGGCCTCACTTTTTCAAATGCCCCATAGTCCATGGTGGGCTAAATAGGGTGGTCATATGTGGTGGAACACATCAGCCTCTTGATCAAAACTAGGTCCCATAATGGTAATGTAAGTAGTCCCAGCCCAATATATCAGCAGCGGTGGGTTACACCAGTCACTAAGATGTGGTTGACTAGTCAACGTGTCACTTGCAATCCATGATGCACTAATAGGTAACTCTCTTAATCTACCGCGCCATTATTTTGCGTCGAGGTTGCTACACATGTGTGCTGCTATTGGAATAGAGCAACAAGAAAAATACAGTAGTTCTACAAGATAATATCTCCAAATCGACCATTTTGTTTGTTCCCTTCTTTCAGCCTTTAGCACGACACCATTCTATAAAGATAATATCTCCAAATTATTTGTTCTGATCAACAGAGACATAAATCAAAACTATGAACAACTGAATGCCCAAAATTAGAGAAAAGAAACCCAATATGGTGCCAAATCACCGAAGCAGCACACCAAGCAAAAGTAAACACAACGTGCACCAGACACCAAAATGAGTACTCAAATGGTCGTGAGGTATGATTCCGAGCTCGAGAATTTTTTAATCTGAACAGTAGGTTTCCTCACAGACAATATTTATTAATTTTTGGTTTTAGAGATGTACAAGAgctaaataaaaaaaaacaaaataagctaGAAGTTATCTCTAAGGCAGATTAGCTAAACTAGACTAAAAGATGTTAAGCGAAGGATTGCACTCAAGTTCTCATGCCAACATAGGACTTCCTGATTGCTCTGTGAAGTAGCAAGGACATCTCACCCTTGAACTTTCTTCGACAGCTTTAAAGATTTGGGGAACTATCCTTGAAGAGGAAATCATTCCTGTCGGCCCAGCAGACCAGCATGATGACCTCAAAAGAGAAGGGCTGGTTGATTGCCTGCTTTAAACCGATGATGAATTCTAGGACCGGAGTTTGTCGAAACTGGGCCACAGGAGGAGACCAACAAGGGTAGAGATATTGCCAACACATTACCGAAAAATGGCACTCAAAAAAGAGATGATCCAAGCTCGAGAATGACCTATTCTTCTCCGATTTTCTTCTAATGTGGTGCAATTTGTTTCCTTTGAAAGTGTGGAAGTTAACCAAGATTTTTATGGCAATTGAGAGTGTTGGGTGGATATACATATGAAGGCACAACCATGCGATATCATCGTCAACATTCATCATCTACGTATaattcatccgcaacaaagccaaCTTACAAGCCTAAAAGTACCAATCAAGAGGGGACGACGACCAACAATCATCAAAAACACATTACAACCAACGCCACAAAACTACCTATGACCTACGTGTCACCTACACATGCTCACAACACCAAAACCCACACCAAAGGAAAAACTAGCAGTACTGAGTGACCCTTCGTTCGTGAGGGTTTCCCCAGGCGTTTAGTTTTCCTCTGCCTCCCATCGGCGGCTGCCTCCGATCTGGCCACCTCTGTGGCCTTCAGGCCATGGAGATGCGGCGGACCGCGGCTCTCGTCGGTGGGAGGGCTCCGTTTTCTAGTTTTGGGGGCTTCGTTCCCCGTCTTTACGATTTTTGTTTGTAGGGGCAGTActcaggtggtggtggtggcgcctcGTGCAATAATGTTTCCCTGGCTTCAACCCCATCTCGACAGCGACGTCGAGAACCTTGTGGGTGTGGCGTGGTCTTCGAGGATTTTGTCTGGCTGTGTGGATCTTCGGATCGAAAGGAGCTTCATTTGCATTTCATCCTACTTCTTCGTCTTCGGGACACATGTGGTCTTTTCGACCTGTTCGGCGACTTTCCGTCAGCAACCAACAACGTCAGGCCGACtcagggaggagcggcagcggcggcgcgccttgacacggtctggaggttaaAGATGCAGGGCGTTTTTCAAGGATCTCGTTGTAATTTTAATTTTTCTTGGGCTGCTATGTAGTGTTCGATGTTTCTTTTAATGCTAGTGTCCTATTTGCAAAAAAAACCACACCAAAGGCCCTAAGAGAAGAGAGAGTCTGATTaagcaaagaaagaaagaaaaatggAAATGCCCCCGCTTTTGACAGGGTCGATGGTGCTGCAGACTGCCACACTCGCCTTGGAACCGCCCTGAACTGAACACCGCGCTTTCTAGAAAGCCATGTATCCCACGGTTTTGTCCAACTCAAACAGGTTCTGTACTCTCTGTTCAACAGTTCAGTCAATCTAAAACACACACACTCATCACGTATTCATGATTTCAGCCAAAAACGATCGATAAGTTTGACTTGGAAATTTCGCAGGCACCACAGATAGATCATATTAAATGCTGCCACGTTCAGCTATCATCTAGTTGACTTGGAAAATTTGGCGAGGCTTAACCTGAAGTTTCTGCGTTCCGAGCCGTACGTGTTCCCTATCCGTGCATGCCAAAGATGCTTCCGGATTTACTAAACAATGCTAAGTGATTGACGTTATATCGTATAGTACAGGACATCCAGTGGCGGAGCTTCGAAAAAATTAGAGCCTGGGCGGACCATAGCTAAGAAAAAAATGAGAATCATGTTTGAATTTACTTTTTGCGAGGAGTCGCAACCGGATATTTTCTCGAGGGAATTGCAACCGGATATTTGTATAACATAATCTGAATATTAGTACTAAATGAAGAATCATACATTCGTACTATTCTAGATATTAAATATGATAAGCAGTAGCTCAATAAACAATATGAGTCACAGATAAAAGTTTAGGTATCCAAATACCGCTGCCTTGGCATTTTAACCAAAATCTCTGAATTTTCTGAAATTAAAGATCCAACACAATGATTAAGAAGTAAAATAATTAGAGTGATTATCGTTGCTAAGATTTCAGGCGAGCAAGTGGTATTGCCGTCAGTAGCCTGTCATCCTCTTGACCTGTGAGCTTCGGCGGGGTCTTCAAGCGTCGTCCGCCGTCGCTGCGTTGGTGCCGCTATGCGAGGGGAAGAACTTTTTTTTTTCTGAGAAATAGGAGAAGAACAGATAACACGATCGAACTGGCATCCTGACTTGTGACGTCCAGATACGAGCTAGACCTGTTTGGCAACTtagggcatgcccaatgcactgccctagagctactgcctcacacctttaactaggttcgggtggtccaaagtaTGTTCGGATGAGGAGGTAGCCTCCTTTTCAAGAAGTGAGATCTTAATTCTAAAAAGCATACTTTTTGAAGAGAGAAAGTGATACATAGTGTTATATTTGTGGGGtcccttctctttttttttgactAAAGTTGTAGCTTCCATTGGAGAGATAAAATTGACCATATTGCTTGTGACAACTTTTTTACATGGAGCAGCTAGTTGTGTATGCCACCATTGCTCATGCTCTTATAGACCAGCTAACTCAACTTGGTTTACCTTTTGGTGTCTATTTTATTGGGCTGAGCGAATGAAAGGGAAAAGGCCATAGCAGGCCGCAGCTATTGCCCGGGCAAGCAGCCAGCTTCTGACGTTTTTACCTTTGACTCACCACATACTCGCACGAATCGCACCGGAAGCT
It includes:
- the LOC127293970 gene encoding acireductone dioxygenase 4 — its product is MALQVWMVGENGEDLKNPKEFLPVSKLEEIGVLYWHLDPKQSESEEELSKIRKDRGYSYMDLLDICPGKLENYDEKLKNFFREHMHADEEIRYCLEGGGYFDVRNKDDKWIRIWIKEGDMIVLPAGIYHRFTLDTANHVKLMRLFIGEPVWTAHNRPQEDHPVRQEYVKNLTDNAGLPLAAH